A window of Campylobacter lari subsp. lari contains these coding sequences:
- a CDS encoding FlhB-like flagellar biosynthesis protein — protein sequence MAKKTKKAVALGYNKEDQNAPKILANAKGENASKIISLAKENGIPIKEDKDLVEVLSKLDLGDEIPPNMYKAVAEIFAFLYKVANEDETKQSPQSS from the coding sequence ATGGCTAAAAAAACAAAAAAAGCAGTTGCACTAGGTTATAACAAAGAAGATCAAAATGCACCAAAAATTTTAGCCAATGCAAAAGGTGAAAATGCTTCTAAAATCATTTCACTAGCCAAAGAAAATGGCATTCCTATAAAAGAGGATAAAGACTTAGTAGAAGTTCTTAGCAAGCTTGACTTAGGCGATGAAATCCCACCTAATATGTATAAAGCTGTAGCTGAAATTTTTGCCTTTTTATATAAAGTTGCTAATGAAGATGAGACTAAGCAAAGTCCGCAATCTTCTTAG
- a CDS encoding AtpZ/AtpI family protein produces the protein MNKRQKIIRKGIEAADGLSLGISMVVAVLIGVGIGYFLKNLTGIAWLFWIGVFIGVAAAILNVYKAYKAQVKSYEEFKEENRYKDLKNDPKA, from the coding sequence ATGAATAAAAGACAAAAAATCATTCGCAAAGGTATAGAAGCTGCAGATGGATTAAGCCTTGGCATATCCATGGTTGTAGCTGTTTTAATCGGTGTTGGCATAGGCTATTTTTTAAAAAATTTAACCGGTATAGCTTGGCTTTTTTGGATAGGAGTGTTTATAGGAGTAGCTGCGGCGATTTTAAATGTTTATAAAGCTTACAAAGCACAAGTAAAAAGCTATGAAGAATTTAAAGAAGAAAATCGCTATAAAGATTTAAAAAATGATCCTAAAGCCTAA
- the folD gene encoding bifunctional methylenetetrahydrofolate dehydrogenase/methenyltetrahydrofolate cyclohydrolase FolD, protein MTLLDGKKLSDEIKNNLKQEVLELKTQSIEPCLAVILVGEDPASATYVGSKAKACEQCGIKSLVYRLDVNTTQNELLALINTLNHDDSVDGILVQLPLPAHINKDIILESINFNKDVDGFHPFNVGNLNLNLKGGFLPCTPLGVMKILEHYGIKLQGADVVVIGASNIVGRPMATLLLNANASVSICHIYTKDLKTYTKNADIIIVAAGCPKLLKEDMVKDGVVVIDVGINRVDGKIVGDVDFENVSKKASYITPVPGGVGPMTIAMLLENTIKSAKNRIKK, encoded by the coding sequence ATGACACTTTTAGATGGTAAAAAGCTAAGTGATGAGATAAAAAATAATCTAAAACAAGAAGTATTAGAACTTAAAACCCAAAGTATAGAGCCTTGTTTGGCCGTGATTTTAGTAGGTGAAGATCCTGCTAGTGCTACTTATGTGGGTTCTAAAGCAAAGGCTTGTGAGCAATGTGGGATCAAGTCTTTGGTTTATAGACTTGATGTAAACACAACTCAAAATGAACTTTTGGCTTTGATTAATACCTTAAATCATGATGATAGTGTTGATGGAATTTTAGTTCAACTTCCATTGCCAGCACATATTAATAAAGATATTATTTTAGAAAGTATAAATTTTAATAAAGACGTAGATGGTTTTCATCCTTTTAATGTTGGGAATTTAAACTTAAATTTAAAAGGTGGCTTTTTACCTTGTACGCCTTTGGGAGTGATGAAAATTTTAGAGCATTATGGTATTAAATTACAAGGTGCTGATGTAGTTGTGATAGGAGCTTCTAATATAGTAGGTCGTCCTATGGCTACGCTTTTGCTTAATGCTAATGCTAGTGTGAGTATTTGCCATATTTATACAAAAGATTTAAAAACTTATACCAAAAATGCTGATATTATCATTGTAGCGGCAGGTTGCCCAAAGCTTTTAAAAGAAGATATGGTTAAAGATGGTGTTGTGGTAATTGATGTAGGGATTAATAGAGTTGATGGAAAAATAGTAGGTGATGTTGATTTTGAAAATGTAAGCAAAAAAGCTAGTTATATTACTCCTGTGCCAGGCGGAGTAGGGCCTATGACTATAGCAATGCTTTTAGAAAATACTATAAAATCAGCTAAGAATAGGATTAAAAAATGA
- a CDS encoding pyridoxal phosphate-dependent aminotransferase codes for MLSQRSQNLGESLTLVMTDIAKTLKANGEKVISFSAGEPDFDTPEIIKKAAIEAIEKGCGAYTPVVGIKEVIEAIQYKFKNDNNLEYKASEIITNVGAKHSLFMAIECLVEEGDEVIIPSPYWVSYPEMVKFAGGTPVFIEGDAKNGFKITPEQLKQAITPKTKVLMFNSPSNPTGAIYSKDEIIALAKVLEGSKIVVLSDEIYEKLVYDGEFFAFAQASEDALNRTVTINGLSKCGAMPGWRFGYMASKMSGFNKAIKKLQGQSTSNICSIVQHAALPALLGKANDDIEMMRQAFLKRRNLACEILSKCEKIKLEQIPQGAFYLFISCKELDNDSMRFCKRLLEEQKVALVPGVGFGMEGYFRLSYATSENDIKEGCEKIINFVKNY; via the coding sequence ATGCTAAGTCAAAGATCTCAAAATTTAGGAGAATCCTTAACTTTAGTAATGACTGATATAGCCAAAACTTTAAAAGCAAATGGTGAAAAAGTTATTAGTTTTTCAGCAGGTGAGCCTGATTTTGATACTCCAGAAATCATTAAAAAGGCAGCAATTGAAGCTATTGAAAAAGGTTGTGGGGCTTATACACCTGTTGTTGGTATAAAAGAAGTTATAGAAGCTATACAATATAAATTTAAAAATGATAATAATTTAGAATATAAAGCAAGCGAAATCATTACCAATGTTGGTGCTAAGCATTCTTTGTTTATGGCGATTGAGTGTTTGGTTGAAGAGGGTGATGAGGTTATTATACCAAGTCCATATTGGGTAAGTTACCCTGAAATGGTTAAATTTGCAGGCGGCACTCCTGTGTTTATAGAAGGGGATGCTAAAAATGGTTTTAAAATTACCCCAGAGCAATTAAAACAAGCCATTACTCCAAAAACTAAAGTTTTAATGTTTAATTCCCCATCAAATCCTACAGGAGCAATATATTCAAAAGATGAAATTATCGCTTTAGCTAAGGTTTTAGAAGGAAGTAAAATTGTAGTTTTAAGTGATGAAATTTATGAAAAATTAGTTTATGATGGAGAATTTTTTGCATTTGCTCAAGCAAGTGAAGATGCTTTAAATAGAACTGTAACTATAAACGGGCTTAGTAAGTGCGGAGCTATGCCAGGATGGCGTTTTGGTTATATGGCTAGTAAAATGAGTGGGTTTAACAAAGCTATAAAAAAATTACAAGGCCAAAGTACTTCAAATATTTGCTCTATAGTTCAACACGCTGCTTTACCAGCTTTACTTGGAAAAGCAAATGATGATATTGAAATGATGAGACAAGCTTTTTTAAAACGTAGAAATTTAGCTTGTGAAATTTTAAGCAAATGTGAGAAAATAAAATTAGAGCAAATTCCACAAGGTGCGTTTTATTTGTTTATTTCTTGTAAAGAGCTTGATAATGATTCTATGAGATTTTGCAAAAGATTATTAGAAGAGCAAAAAGTTGCTTTAGTGCCAGGTGTAGGTTTTGGCATGGAAGGGTATTTTAGGCTCTCTTATGCAACTAGTGAAAATGATATAAAAGAAGGTTGTGAAAAAATTATCAATTTTGTAAAAAACTACTAA
- the lepB gene encoding signal peptidase I — protein sequence MNFLKKLYKFTQSWTGTLIVVLLIIFFFIQAFTIPSGSMKNTLLVGDFLFVKKFSYGIPTPHIPWIEVPVLPDFNKNGHLVSAEGPKRGDIVVFRYPHEPKIHYVKRCVAKGGDEIIFANKTLYVRMVEGDEYMRDYYPNKTKIIGGKLFVKEPFVEKGIHYDSRVDIESVFFRYLNLNQFAMKPASFDELGANNIYGFNAYYYKVPENEYFMMGDNRDHSSDSRFWGSVAYKYIVGQPWFIYFSWDENKKVRWERVGRLVETIEKDERFIHHNESDIEALE from the coding sequence ATGAATTTTTTAAAAAAATTATACAAATTCACACAATCTTGGACAGGAACTTTAATAGTTGTTTTATTGATTATATTTTTCTTTATTCAAGCTTTTACCATACCAAGTGGTTCTATGAAAAATACTTTATTAGTAGGGGATTTTTTATTTGTAAAAAAATTCTCTTATGGTATTCCAACTCCGCATATTCCTTGGATAGAAGTGCCTGTTTTACCTGATTTTAATAAAAATGGACATTTAGTAAGCGCTGAAGGTCCTAAAAGAGGAGATATTGTAGTATTTAGATATCCACACGAACCAAAAATTCACTATGTAAAAAGATGTGTGGCTAAGGGTGGAGATGAGATAATTTTTGCAAATAAAACCTTATATGTACGTATGGTTGAGGGTGATGAATATATGAGGGATTATTATCCTAATAAAACAAAAATCATAGGTGGAAAACTTTTTGTAAAAGAACCTTTTGTAGAAAAAGGAATACATTATGATTCTAGAGTGGATATTGAAAGTGTGTTTTTTCGTTATTTAAATTTAAATCAATTTGCTATGAAGCCCGCTTCTTTTGATGAATTAGGTGCTAATAATATTTATGGTTTTAATGCTTATTATTATAAAGTGCCTGAAAATGAGTATTTTATGATGGGTGATAACCGTGATCACTCTAGTGATAGTAGGTTTTGGGGAAGTGTAGCTTATAAATATATAGTTGGTCAACCTTGGTTTATTTATTTTTCATGGGATGAAAATAAAAAAGTTAGATGGGAAAGAGTGGGGCGTTTAGTTGAAACTATAGAAAAAGATGAGCGTTTTATCCATCATAATGAAAGCGATATAGAAGCTTTAGAATAA
- a CDS encoding MFS transporter, with the protein MLSSKRTIRSLTALFFGMIFVFIGSALTVNSIAIILKHNDISNFYIGIIGSCYFLGAMVSTISAHRIVSKVGHIRSFGIFAIIFGIATMLHSLNSNLYFWMVLRFLLGFCYYALLMVIESWLNEKAKNAIRSRVIAFYEVVFYSSSGFGILLMSFDFPSNTVFILSASFIMFASIPLFLIRIKEPVLPQKTKISIPKVFDIVPLALVTSFIAGMLLNGFFSMASLFILIQGFGAKEASIFIFCTMLGGFISQLFIGTLSDKISRKFAIILCAFTALSAMLCILLLSYNIYLKYFFGFLLGMGMCCLYALSLARANDMLEDSSKRVELGRAVLFTYSFGALFAPAVLGTLMYYFESNGFMYFYIVLLATLIAFAIDKPKFKNLSKFKRKPGNMVMLDDN; encoded by the coding sequence ATGCTAAGCTCAAAAAGAACGATTAGATCATTAACTGCATTGTTTTTTGGTATGATTTTTGTTTTTATAGGAAGTGCTTTAACAGTAAATTCTATAGCAATTATTCTAAAACATAACGATATTAGTAATTTTTATATAGGAATAATAGGAAGTTGTTATTTTCTTGGTGCTATGGTAAGTACAATTAGTGCTCATAGGATAGTCTCTAAAGTAGGACATATAAGATCATTTGGAATTTTTGCCATCATTTTTGGTATAGCTACTATGCTTCATAGTTTAAACTCTAATCTATATTTTTGGATGGTTTTGAGATTTTTGCTTGGCTTTTGCTATTATGCACTTTTAATGGTCATAGAATCATGGCTTAATGAAAAAGCAAAAAATGCTATTCGCTCAAGAGTAATAGCCTTTTATGAAGTAGTATTTTACTCATCATCAGGCTTTGGAATTTTACTTATGTCATTTGATTTCCCAAGTAATACAGTATTTATTTTAAGCGCTAGTTTTATTATGTTTGCTTCTATTCCTTTATTTTTAATTCGTATTAAAGAGCCGGTTTTACCACAAAAAACCAAAATTTCCATTCCTAAAGTTTTTGATATAGTGCCTTTAGCTTTAGTGACAAGCTTTATAGCGGGTATGCTTTTAAATGGATTTTTTTCCATGGCTTCTTTATTTATACTCATACAAGGATTTGGCGCAAAAGAAGCTTCGATTTTTATATTTTGTACCATGTTAGGAGGGTTTATATCTCAACTTTTCATCGGAACTCTTTCTGATAAAATTAGTCGTAAATTTGCTATTATTTTATGCGCTTTTACCGCTTTAAGTGCTATGCTTTGTATTTTATTATTAAGCTATAATATTTATTTAAAATACTTTTTTGGCTTTTTACTAGGTATGGGAATGTGTTGTTTGTACGCTCTTTCTTTAGCTAGAGCAAATGACATGCTTGAAGATTCTAGTAAAAGAGTTGAGCTTGGCAGAGCGGTTCTTTTTACTTATTCTTTTGGTGCTTTGTTTGCTCCTGCTGTGCTTGGAACTTTGATGTATTATTTTGAAAGCAATGGTTTTATGTATTTTTATATTGTTTTACTAGCTACTTTAATTGCCTTTGCTATAGATAAACCAAAATTTAAAAATCTAAGCAAATTTAAAAGAAAACCAGGTAATATGGTAATGCTAGATGATAACTAA
- a CDS encoding flagellar hook-length control protein FliK has product MITNISNQNQFAKNETTKDSKDNIKEKLDKKTSLSEALKNPFFSKDEVKLPKDYVNKVDQKLQELLNKLLDQIKTNKDPDLAILKNHKDLNFAPNFANEVKKLQAELSKNPEFEKLLKVLEDLVKPAKDINNKNLSSLVKNSGVFLEAKLNHSLKEQNLPQSFFSLLNTIKGATSENLKRDISNLDLKNLDTTNTLKELIHILQNHKKDNKISLENTNYKTLFKLFDKIENFKNYINKNPNSISQEKLQNIANNFIKNLNKNLALINKELAKPENIKIQNTHILKELSQNIKDLITLLKDIKNHKNKTETTQENLNKTPHTEDIKEELKEQIKTPQKNTEDKKETQQKQESIVKDKEIQNTKEEKIPQNKDIKENPKEEPKTPQKNTEDLNKNDSKSQNLQTNNTKLEDIFKSTSGKILLEDIFKQNVSKNLNFSQNLQEELLNNLNKELGLIGRKLNEVLKALDPKNYEAKNSLDDIKNIEKKLELSIKDLGKITPKDTAEISSELQKDIKSTLLQVSNLAKNLDNESILNQANRLIAQLEFNQLLSLANNSIHTFLPFFWDDLEKSNVVFKRGKKDKFYAQINLEFEKLGKINVFLSLSNDKYIDINMMIENANFRKKLYERAHELKKALVKVGLLSSNFFISDIVKSKFHNQEEYNDFNMGFDTRA; this is encoded by the coding sequence ATGATAACTAATATTTCAAACCAAAACCAATTTGCCAAAAATGAAACCACAAAAGATAGCAAAGATAATATCAAAGAAAAATTAGACAAAAAAACCTCTCTTAGTGAAGCTTTAAAAAATCCTTTTTTTTCTAAAGATGAAGTAAAGCTTCCAAAAGACTATGTAAACAAAGTTGATCAAAAATTACAAGAACTTTTAAACAAATTACTAGATCAAATCAAAACCAACAAAGATCCTGATTTAGCCATTTTAAAAAATCACAAAGATTTAAATTTTGCACCTAATTTTGCCAATGAAGTTAAAAAACTTCAAGCAGAGCTTTCTAAAAATCCTGAATTTGAAAAACTACTTAAAGTTTTAGAAGATCTAGTTAAACCTGCTAAAGATATCAACAATAAAAATCTTTCATCCTTGGTAAAAAATTCAGGTGTATTTTTAGAAGCAAAACTTAATCATTCTTTAAAAGAGCAAAATTTACCACAAAGCTTTTTTAGTCTTTTAAATACCATAAAAGGGGCTACTAGCGAAAATCTAAAACGCGATATAAGCAATTTAGATCTTAAAAATCTTGACACCACAAATACACTAAAAGAACTAATTCACATCTTGCAAAATCACAAAAAAGATAATAAAATTTCTTTAGAAAATACAAACTACAAGACACTTTTTAAGCTATTTGATAAAATAGAAAATTTTAAAAACTATATCAATAAAAATCCAAACTCCATTAGTCAAGAAAAGCTACAAAATATTGCTAATAATTTCATTAAAAATCTTAATAAAAATTTAGCACTTATCAACAAAGAACTAGCTAAACCTGAAAATATAAAAATTCAAAATACGCATATACTAAAAGAACTTAGTCAAAACATTAAAGATCTTATAACGCTTTTAAAAGATATCAAAAACCACAAAAACAAAACTGAAACAACACAAGAAAATTTAAATAAAACTCCGCATACTGAAGACATCAAAGAAGAGTTAAAAGAGCAAATAAAAACTCCGCAAAAAAACACAGAAGATAAAAAAGAAACTCAACAAAAACAAGAAAGCATAGTAAAAGATAAAGAAATTCAAAACACAAAAGAAGAAAAAATACCACAAAATAAAGATATCAAAGAAAATCCTAAAGAAGAGCCTAAAACACCACAAAAAAATACTGAAGATTTAAACAAAAATGATAGTAAAAGTCAAAATTTACAAACAAATAACACTAAATTAGAAGATATATTCAAAAGCACTTCAGGTAAAATTTTACTAGAAGATATTTTCAAACAAAATGTAAGCAAAAATCTTAATTTTAGTCAAAATTTACAAGAAGAGCTTTTAAATAATCTAAACAAAGAACTAGGCCTAATAGGAAGAAAACTCAATGAGGTTTTAAAAGCTTTAGATCCTAAAAATTATGAAGCAAAAAATTCTTTAGATGATATAAAAAATATAGAAAAAAAATTAGAACTTTCTATAAAAGATCTTGGAAAAATTACTCCAAAAGATACCGCAGAAATTTCTTCAGAATTGCAAAAAGACATTAAATCCACTCTTTTGCAAGTTTCTAATCTGGCTAAAAATTTAGACAATGAAAGCATACTAAATCAAGCAAATCGTCTTATAGCCCAACTTGAGTTTAACCAACTTTTATCTTTGGCTAATAATAGCATTCATACTTTTTTACCTTTCTTTTGGGATGATTTAGAAAAATCTAATGTAGTTTTTAAACGCGGTAAAAAAGATAAATTTTATGCACAAATTAATCTTGAATTTGAAAAATTAGGAAAAATCAATGTATTTTTATCACTAAGCAATGATAAATATATCGATATAAATATGATGATAGAAAATGCTAATTTTAGAAAAAAACTTTACGAAAGAGCACATGAGCTAAAAAAAGCCTTAGTTAAAGTAGGACTTCTAAGCTCTAATTTTTTCATCAGTGATATAGTTAAAAGCAAATTTCACAATCAAGAAGAATATAATGATTTTAATATGGGTTTTGATACAAGGGCCTAA
- the tgt gene encoding tRNA guanosine(34) transglycosylase Tgt, which translates to MEFKVEYKSANARACRIKTTHSEILTPAFMPVGTLAAIKSLDAIDMSEILDAKIILANTYHLYLRPSSKVIKQMGGLHGFSKFNRSFLTDSGGFQAFSLNKISKPDEEGIKFKSHIDGSLHYFTPKSVLDAQYDFNSDIMMILDDLVALPASKERIELSLKRTIKWAKEAIDYHKLKQSQGVGIGQNIFGIIQGGTDFEARRICSQALCEMDFDGLAIGGLSVGEENEVMYDTVEAMMPYVDNNRPRYLMGVGTPEDLVENVARGVDMFDCVMPTRNARNGTLFTSFGKFNIKKAEFITDHSPIDSKCSCYTCKNFSRAYLNHLFKAKELTFFRLASLHNLHYYLNLAKQMREAIIKNEFENFKKEFYRQRTC; encoded by the coding sequence ATGGAATTTAAAGTTGAGTATAAAAGCGCAAACGCTAGAGCTTGTCGCATTAAAACTACTCATAGTGAAATTTTAACTCCTGCTTTTATGCCAGTTGGAACTTTAGCTGCAATTAAAAGTTTAGATGCTATTGATATGAGTGAAATTTTAGATGCAAAAATAATTTTAGCAAATACTTATCATTTGTATTTAAGGCCTAGTTCAAAAGTTATAAAACAAATGGGTGGCTTACATGGATTTAGTAAATTTAATAGATCTTTTTTAACAGATAGTGGAGGTTTTCAAGCTTTTTCTTTAAATAAAATTTCAAAGCCAGATGAAGAGGGGATTAAATTTAAAAGCCATATTGATGGGAGTTTGCATTATTTTACCCCAAAAAGTGTTTTAGATGCACAATATGATTTTAATTCAGATATTATGATGATTTTAGATGATTTAGTTGCCCTGCCAGCTTCTAAAGAGCGCATAGAACTTTCTTTAAAACGCACTATAAAATGGGCAAAAGAGGCTATTGATTATCATAAACTAAAGCAAAGTCAAGGTGTTGGAATAGGACAAAATATTTTTGGTATTATCCAAGGTGGGACTGATTTTGAAGCTAGAAGAATTTGTTCTCAAGCACTTTGTGAGATGGATTTTGATGGTTTGGCTATAGGTGGATTGAGCGTAGGGGAAGAAAATGAAGTTATGTATGATACGGTTGAAGCTATGATGCCTTATGTTGATAATAATCGCCCTAGATATTTAATGGGGGTTGGTACGCCTGAGGATTTAGTGGAAAATGTTGCAAGGGGTGTTGATATGTTTGATTGTGTTATGCCAACTCGAAATGCAAGAAATGGAACTTTATTTACTAGTTTTGGTAAATTTAATATTAAAAAAGCAGAATTTATAACAGATCATAGTCCTATTGATTCAAAATGTTCTTGCTATACTTGTAAAAATTTTTCAAGAGCCTATTTAAATCATTTATTTAAAGCCAAAGAACTAACTTTTTTTAGACTTGCAAGTTTGCATAATTTACATTATTATTTAAATTTAGCAAAACAAATGCGTGAAGCCATTATCAAAAATGAGTTTGAAAATTTTAAAAAAGAATTTTATAGACAAAGAACATGCTAA
- a CDS encoding c-type cytochrome — MKIILFLFFIVYGVWAEDFISPKEYQESLYKNPRGISCAKCHGDGGQQILGYYTKNGEKTPFIVPSIKNTPYTRFREILSQPQEAKSIMPTYSLTEDEMKSLYDYITNNKRSKK; from the coding sequence ATGAAAATTATTTTATTTTTGTTTTTTATAGTTTATGGTGTTTGGGCTGAAGATTTTATCTCACCTAAAGAATACCAAGAATCCCTTTACAAAAATCCAAGAGGTATAAGTTGTGCTAAATGTCATGGTGATGGAGGACAACAAATACTAGGATATTATACTAAAAATGGAGAAAAAACACCTTTTATAGTGCCAAGTATTAAAAACACTCCTTATACACGTTTTAGAGAAATTCTAAGCCAACCTCAAGAGGCAAAAAGCATTATGCCAACTTACTCATTAACAGAAGATGAGATGAAATCGCTTTATGATTATATTACTAACAATAAAAGGAGTAAAAAATGA
- a CDS encoding CorA family divalent cation transporter, whose protein sequence is MLSQTLKQFIDSISISNAYYEFEESDIFILDNDDIRQIFIFQNEKIFIYENNNLSEFSKDKFLLVLKNILQNEKIKIQAINSSIEKRENLILENQNVKNFLTKYFTLKVRLSKSYKLISSILEACKMCHSKQHFMKKSLKTILINLGNLERSIKENITRLESIYTYINTVRNEKINKNIYFLSIMSAIFLPLNLIVGFFGMNTKNLFLSENDYGTYYILAVILSIFFILFLWYQFKDKKELDLDEFSSKIKK, encoded by the coding sequence ATGCTAAGTCAAACATTAAAACAATTTATCGATAGTATAAGCATTTCTAATGCTTATTATGAATTTGAAGAAAGTGATATTTTTATATTAGATAATGATGATATAAGGCAAATTTTTATTTTTCAAAATGAAAAAATTTTTATTTATGAGAATAATAATTTGAGTGAATTTTCTAAGGATAAATTTTTACTTGTATTAAAAAATATTTTACAAAATGAAAAAATAAAAATTCAAGCGATAAATTCATCTATAGAAAAACGCGAAAATTTAATTTTAGAAAACCAAAATGTAAAAAATTTCTTAACTAAGTATTTTACCTTAAAGGTAAGATTGAGCAAAAGTTATAAATTAATTTCATCTATATTAGAAGCTTGTAAAATGTGTCATAGCAAGCAGCATTTTATGAAAAAAAGCTTAAAAACTATTCTGATAAATTTAGGAAATTTAGAAAGAAGCATTAAAGAAAATATTACAAGATTAGAAAGTATTTATACTTATATAAACACAGTAAGAAATGAAAAAATAAATAAAAATATATATTTTTTAAGCATTATGTCAGCGATATTTTTACCTTTGAATTTAATAGTTGGATTTTTTGGTATGAATACTAAAAATTTATTTTTATCTGAAAATGACTATGGAACTTATTATATTTTAGCTGTGATTTTAAGTATATTTTTTATTCTATTTTTATGGTATCAATTTAAAGATAAAAAGGAATTAGACTTAGATGAATTTTCATCAAAAATAAAAAAGTAA
- the hemL gene encoding glutamate-1-semialdehyde 2,1-aminomutase encodes MKNNKKAFEEACEYIAGGVDSPVRAFASVGSNPLFIKKGKGAYIVDIEDNTYIDYVQSWGPLLFGHCDEDVEKACKKALEHGSSFGAPTLAETKLAKFILQDWPHLDKIRFVSSGTEATMSVIRLARGFSKKDKIIKFEGCYHGHSDSLLVSAGSGAATFNTPSSLGVLEDVAKNTLVAIYNDIDSVKNLVEKHSDIACIIIEPIAGNMGLVPAKIEFLQELRKLCDEHQILLIFDEVMSGFRASYLGSFGINNIKADIVTFGKVIGGGMPAAAFAARAEIMDLLSPLGGVYQAGTLSGNPLAMAAGYASLKKARNYEGLYEKLEKLGKRLTQGFKEAANDCKIPLQVNCVGSMFGFFFCENPVNNYQDALKSDTKLFAKFHAQMLSKGIYLAPSQFETGFICECMDKKIIDKTIQAAQESFKAL; translated from the coding sequence ATGAAAAATAATAAAAAAGCCTTTGAAGAAGCTTGCGAATATATAGCAGGTGGAGTAGATTCTCCTGTGCGTGCATTTGCTAGCGTAGGAAGCAATCCTTTATTTATAAAAAAAGGCAAAGGTGCTTATATTGTAGATATAGAAGATAATACTTATATTGATTATGTACAAAGTTGGGGACCTTTACTTTTTGGACATTGTGATGAAGATGTTGAAAAAGCTTGTAAAAAAGCATTAGAGCATGGCTCGAGCTTTGGCGCACCAACCCTAGCTGAAACTAAATTAGCTAAATTTATTTTGCAAGATTGGCCACATCTAGATAAAATTCGCTTTGTAAGCAGTGGCACTGAAGCTACTATGAGCGTTATTCGTCTTGCAAGAGGCTTTAGCAAAAAAGATAAAATCATTAAATTTGAAGGGTGCTATCATGGGCATTCTGATTCATTATTAGTAAGTGCTGGAAGCGGAGCTGCTACTTTTAATACCCCAAGCTCACTTGGTGTTTTAGAAGATGTAGCCAAAAACACCCTTGTTGCTATTTATAATGACATTGATAGTGTGAAAAATTTAGTAGAAAAACACTCAGACATTGCTTGTATCATTATAGAGCCAATTGCAGGGAATATGGGCCTAGTACCTGCTAAAATAGAATTTTTACAAGAGCTAAGAAAACTATGCGATGAACATCAAATTCTTTTAATTTTTGATGAAGTTATGAGCGGCTTTAGGGCTTCGTATTTAGGCTCTTTTGGGATTAATAATATAAAAGCTGATATAGTAACTTTTGGTAAGGTTATAGGCGGAGGTATGCCTGCGGCTGCTTTTGCTGCAAGAGCTGAGATCATGGACTTGCTAAGTCCTTTAGGCGGGGTATATCAAGCAGGAACACTAAGTGGTAATCCTCTTGCTATGGCTGCAGGCTATGCTAGTTTAAAAAAAGCAAGAAATTATGAAGGTTTATATGAAAAATTAGAAAAACTAGGCAAAAGACTTACTCAAGGCTTTAAAGAAGCTGCAAATGATTGCAAAATTCCTTTGCAAGTTAATTGCGTTGGCTCTATGTTTGGATTTTTCTTTTGTGAAAATCCTGTAAATAATTATCAAGATGCCTTAAAATCAGATACTAAATTATTTGCTAAATTTCACGCTCAAATGCTTAGCAAAGGCATATATTTAGCACCATCTCAATTTGAAACAGGTTTTATATGTGAATGTATGGATAAAAAAATCATTGATAAAACCATACAAGCAGCACAAGAAAGTTTTAAAGCCCTATGA